A window of Juglans regia cultivar Chandler chromosome 7, Walnut 2.0, whole genome shotgun sequence contains these coding sequences:
- the LOC109007292 gene encoding late embryogenesis abundant protein D-34-like, whose amino-acid sequence MLLSPICGIFPSFSSYKMSQEQKRRPQDEKERPIRYGDVFNVSGDLASMPVAPQDAAMMQTAERMALGQKQKGGPAAVMQSAATRNERAGLVGHRDFSDVTGELGVTVTETDVPGSRMITESVAGQVVGQSVEPTAVQQAAVEVIEQSAITIGEALEATAQSAGNKPVDQSDAAAIQAAEVRATGTNVVTPGGLAATAQSAANYNARVDRDENKIKLSDVLAGATSKLPADKVATRQDAEGVVSAELRNNPNLATHPGGVAAAVAAAARLNERVNV is encoded by the exons ATGCTGCTCTCACCAATCTGTGGAATTTTCCCTAGTTTTTCCAGCTACAAGATGAGCCAGGAACAGAAACGCAGGCCTCAAGATGAGAAAGAACGACCCATCAGATACGGCGACGTTTTTAACGTCTCCGGTGATCTCGCGTCCATGCCTGTCGCACCGCAAGACGCTGCCATGATGCAGACCGCTGAACGAATGGCGTTGGGACAGAAACAGAAGGGCGGGCCCGCTGCTGTCATGCAATCCGCGGCGACTCGGAACGAGAGAGCCGGTCTTGTTGGTCACCGGGATTTCAGTGACGTTACTGGCGAGCTGGGCGTCACCGTTACGGAGACCGATGTCCCTGGAAGTCGCATGATCACCGAATCAGTTGCTGGACAA GTTGTTGGACAGTCCGTGGAACCAACGGCAGTGCAACAAGCAGCGGTTGAGGTTATAGAACAGAGTGCAATTACTATAGGTGAAGCACTGGAAGCCACTGCACAATCAGCAGGAAACAAGCCGGTGGATCAGAGCGACGCCGCTGCCATTCAGGCAGCGGAGGTGAGAGCAACAGGTACTAATGTTGTCACCCCAGGAGGGCTTGCAGCCACGGCTCAGTCGGCCGCAAATTACAATGCGCGAGTTGATCGAGATGAGAATAAGATCAAGCTAAGCGATGTTTTAGCG GGTGCGACCTCTAAGTTGCCTGCGGACAAGGTAGCGACGCGGCAGGATGCCGAGGGGGTGGTGAGTGCGGAGCTAAGGAACAATCCTAATCTGGCGACTCATCCAGGAGGAGTAGCGGCGGCAGTGGCAGCAGCTGCTAGGCTCAATGAGAGAGTAAATGTATGA